The genomic stretch CAACCCAACGAGTTCAGTCCATTAATCCCTAATTACCTATTGTAACaatattattactttttaattctgtttaaaatatgaactaattattaataactaaaaaaaaatgattctcAATCTTTTCAGACTTATTTTTATTACTAGCTTAaagattattattttaaatgaaaGTTATGAATTTGATTAAATCTCACGCAACCTATCAAAAGTAGCCTTTAGTTTAAATATGCTTTTATATCGTGCTAAGTATATATATTATGAAAGTTTGTATTATTGGTGTTGGCTTactcttctattttatttttacttgtTGTATAGCTCTCTTTTGAACACAAACCATGAGTCAAGGATTAGTATTCTATCTACATTGAACAACAGACTATGACCCATAACCTAAGACCattatttatgttaaattattaaaaaagatatattttaaaGTGAAAGCATATTTAATTAGATCCATGAATACAATTAAATGATTTTGTTTTCTTGATCTTGATGTAGTTATTGATTATTATATTGGTTTGTTATTCCTGATTCTAAtacataacttttttttatatatataatttttcttaGTTAAAATCTATCGAAGTTTTAGTGGTAGAATAAAATAGCAACTCTCTAATAGATAAAAATTGTAAGATGCTTTTGGTATATATTGagaataaaatcttaaaactttattttatttatacctatttataagttttttataaaaaacaaataaaatagtataatattaattttatttgcgtcaagttttaaattgataaataatcttaagatatttattttattaattaaagtaGTAATGAAATTACTATATATAAGTCGCATAATTTCTGCCCTACTGCCATTAGGGTAGGGAAAAGAAACACGAAAGACTAGCGAGCAGAGATTGAGTATTCTTGGCAAAAAAGTCTGAACACTTATTCTGAACATTCCATGTCTTTGCTATGAGGATTTTGGTAACTCTTATGAGAGAAGTGTTTTCTAGGTGTTCCACATCATGCCACTGAATAAACTTAAAGGTATAAAATAggtaaagaaaataaaattttttaacaacaAAATCACTTAATCCAAAAGATTAAGTTCTGATCGAATTAGTCGATTAAATCGGTCTAATTGAAAATCGGCGATGTTAATAGTCCAGTTTTACGTCTTATGACAAAATCGGCTAAAAACTGTTAAATTAGTTAAGAATCGATTAGTtagatcaaattaaaaattgatagaTCATTCTTAAACAACACTgttttgttaaattaaaaaaaaaaaaaagaagtataGAACACGTTCTCTATTTCCTTCCAACTCCCTCCTTCGTCtaattgaaaaacaaaaagtgaCCATAGTTTCTTTGACGGTTCCACTACCACCGTCTATAGTTGTCCGCGATTTCCCTGTTTGACCTGTCTCCAACTCACTGTTCGCTTTGTTTTGTCTCAGCTCGGCATCCATCCTTCCCACGGCTTCTCTGTTTGTGCTACTTGCCGTTGTCTGCCGCTTTTATGTTGCTCGCCATCGTCTCATCGTTGTCCTGCTCTCCATCGTGTTCAACTGTTGTTGAAGATTAATGGCAGTGCTAAGAATAAtacgtttttttttattatctgttttaatttctaaaagtgAAATTATTGATAAGATTACAGAAATTTTGTGTTATTGTTGAACTTATTGATAAAAAATAGCTTTGCTATGCTGCTGTTGTTTTTTTGAATTCCTGGTTCtgctatttttgaatttttgttgatgatttattgattttaagatttttgttgattatttattgttgttttttattttttattgatgatttatttgatttttggtTCTGTTGTGCTGTTGGTATTTTTTACTGTGTTGATAAAAGCaattattttttactatgtGTTGATTTATTGATTTCAGATATGGATGATTATTTGTTGAATGATTATTTGATTTCTAGTTCTACTCTGTTACTGCCATTTTTTACTGTGTTGATGATTTATTGATTTCAGTTATGAATGATAGTATTAAACAAGAAGTAACTACTGATAATAATACATTTATGGATAATAATTTGTCTGCCAATCCTCCTATATATTTTGAATAATAttgctaatcttaatcctcctAATTCTAACAATAGTCAGTCACAAGTTTCTTCTAGTTTacggaaaaaaaaatagatCTAACTTAGAAATATGTTTCTTTACAAGTAGTGAATAGAAAGCCAcaatatcaatatttattttgtctACAAATTTTTAATGGAGGCAAAATTCGCAGAATAAGAAAATATTTGGCAAAGATGATTGGAAATGAGAAAAAATGTCCTAAAGTTTCGTATGATGTGGAAAGACAAATGAAAAGCTTATTGAAAGAAattcaaaacaacaaaaataaaagaaaaataagttttAGTGAAAAGAGTGGTGATGAGATAGAAGATATAATTGATAAAGCAATAACTCAAGAAAAACAACAAGGTACTTCGAGTCGGTAAATGGTTGGAGATGATTCAAAAAAAGTCAAAATCATTCCTTTTATATTTACACCAAAAATAACTTTAGGAGCTCAACAAAATGTTAAAAGTgttttttaaaacaaagaagAGATACACGAAgttgataaataattaatttgctaAGTTAATTTTGAGTTGTaaaattttctttaatgcagTTATATCGTGATTTTGATAcgattatatataattttggttgataatattttatgtaatattttaaatttatattaggatatatatttaattttaggatgtttagttataatttttttattattttattttaaaataatttttttaattaaactatATACTTAGAATTGATTGaatcaataaataattaaaacagTTCAATAATCAATCTGATTCTCATAATCTTATATCTAGCATATAACACTTGATATCCATATAATTTTAGTTAACAAATTAAGAATTAATCGACTGTAAatcgaaattttatttaagatttGTTGCTAAATAATAGATGGCTCTAATATAGTTGTGAGAAAAACCTAAATCAGCCCCTGACAATTATCTCGAAAGACAACGAGGTCTCTGACAAAAAAAAACTTCAACCCGGCtcctgacaaaaaaaaaatttaatccgaCCCCTGACAATTATCTCGAAAGGACAACAAGGCTCctgtgtaaaaaaaaaaattaatgttattttttttggcACAGGAGTTAATCAGTCCCAAAACAAATTATCAGGAGTCGGATtggatgtttttttttcttgaggACCTCGTTGTCCTTTCGAGATAATTATCAGAGGTCGAATGGGGTATTCACTCTATAGTTGTAGTAACGTAGTAACATTTTACTTTCTTCTTTTGAATAAGGCGACATATGTCACCGTTACACATATACACCAAAATCAAGGGTGTAAATAGCATGACTCTTTTCAATAAGAAAGGCCACATGTAGCGAAGTATATTTGGCCACTTCAACACTAATTGAAGGAGTAAATGTagcaaaataataaacaaagGAACAAGTATACGGTTTTGGCCGCATTTATACCCTCAGCAAATTGCCACGTACCTCTAACTTCCATTACAAGCAAACTCCTTTTGCcaattcaaaaatcacaaaaaaatatcttcaaaCTTACACTACCAACTAAACTTCTACTAAATACATGCACATGCACAAGTATTTATACCAAGATCCTCATGCCCCTCCTCTTCACCCCAACAACAATTTCCTCCTTTTCTCGATTTCATTGTCAATTACACAATGGGGATATCTTCAACCACCTTAGACACAAATTGGTGGGTGCTTACACTCCCAACCATAATAGGAACACATAATAACATACTTAACAATCTAATCTTTGTAGCCTCAATTGCACTTCTCTCCATTGGAATTTTAGCATGGGCATTAATATTCCCAATGGGAGGAGTAGCTTGGCGAAACGGCCGGAACCAAATGGGCCCTGTCCCAATTCCAGGGCCCAAAGGGTTCCCAATCTTTGGTATCTTATTCAGCTTGAACCATGGCCTTCCACACCGAACCCTAGCTTCCATTGCTTCCACCCTCTCCGCTGCACAACTCATGGCCTTCAGCTTAGGTTCCACACCTGCAGTTATCACCTCAAATTCTAACATGGCACGCGAAATCTTGAATTCGGCCCATTTTGCGGATCGTCCCATTAAAGATTCCGCAAAGAGCCTCATGTTCAGTCGCGCCATTGGGTTCGCACCCAACGGCTCATACTGGCGTTTACTTCGAAAGATTGCATCCATTCATCTCTTTTCTCCTAGGCGCATCGCGGCCCATGAGGCCGGTCGCAGGCATGATTGCGCCGCCATGTTGCAAGCCGTGGCTCACGAACAATCACAAAATGGGGTTGTTTTCCTAAGAAAACACCTCCAAGATGCGGCTCTTAACAACATTATGGGAACCGTCTTTGGAAAAAGATACAACATGGAAGAACAAAAGCAGAATAGCGATCAGCAAGTTGAGGAGCTTCGTGAGATGGTGAGGGAAGGGTTTGAGCTCTTAGGAGCTTTCAACTTGTGTGATTATGTTCCATGGATGAAGTTCTTCTACGACCCTTTTCACATCAAGGAACGGTGTTCCGCTCTTACTCCTCGCGTAAAGAGGTTTGTGAAGAGGGTTTTGGATGAACATCGATTGGGTCAGGACAAGAAGATTATTTCTGATGGATCAGACTTCGTGGATGTGCTGCTCTCGTTGGAAGGGGATGAAAAGCTCCAAGATGACGATATGATTGCGGTTTTATGGGTTTGTCTTCTTTAATTTGCGCTATTTATATCTTAATTATTACAATGACGTAGGAATTAAAGGTTGTTGACCATGCATGCACATGCATCTTATTAACACGTGTATTTTAGGAAAATGATTATCACCGTATTTTAGGTTAAAGTCTCAAAACATTAAGCATCCTTAGATCCCCTCCCTAGTTAGTGATACGCGAGTTTTGTTTGACGGAGATAGATTTAAAAAGTTAATGTAGTTGTGTAGAAGGGTGATTTTAATTAAGACATAAATagagttttttttaatttattttggtcATGAAAATATTGAATTTTGACACGTGGCTAAATGTCGTGGGTGTCTTGTGATTGTCATAGGTTTTTGTGATGGATACAACATACTCTCACACAGCACGCAAAAACAAAAAGTGTCTGATGTTTTCTACAAAAGATTAGTTTACCTAATTTATCttgtaaattaattaattaactagcCATATTTTCTATCGGAAAAAGTATAGGAAAGTCATTTTTAGACAGTGaatattaattatcttttaattaaaaaattgtttttaagaaaatttaaaatttatgataaataaataatgattttcaaaaaattaattaatgctggttaaaaaaattttctcctTAGCAtgacattattaaaaatttaatttatctattattcaaattatttaatatttttattatctaacTACCATATCTACCCTTTGTGTAATTATCTGCAGGAGATGATATTCCGTGGCACAGACACAACAGCACTTGTAACCGAATGGGTAATGGCAGAGCTTGTTTTGAACCAAGAAATTCAGGCTAGGCTTCGCAGTGAGCTTTACAATTCTCTTGGGGACAAGAACAACATTACGGATGCTGACGTGGCAAAACTAACATATCTTGAGGCCATTGTGAAAGAGACTTTGCGATTGCACCCAATCGGTCCACTCCTTTCATGGGCCCGCTTGTCCACGTCAGATGTCCAGCTCAGCAACGGCATGGTGGTCCCATCGAACACCACAACAATGGTGAACATGTGGGCCATAACTCACGACCCCAACGTGTGGGAGGATCCATTGGAGTTTAAACCTGAGAGGTTTTTGAAGGCTCAAGGAGGCATTGACTTTGACATAAGGGGCGTTGACCTTAGGCTTGCACCGTTCGGTGCCGGCCGTAGGGTTTGCCCCGGCAAGAATCTTGGCCTTGCCACTGTCACCCTTTGGGtggctaagttggttcaccggTTTGAATGGCTGCAAGACATGGCTAACCCTGTTGACCTAACCGAAGTGCTCAAGCTTTCTTGTGAAATGAAAACCCCTCTGAAAGTTGTGGCTATTCCAAGGGTTggttaatattataaataaatattgataaagatatactctttttattttatattgacaGTTGttttaactattttcttttgtatatTCGTATCTTTAACTTTGACCTAcgaatatataaaagaaaaaaaaaaacacgaCTGACGATATAAAAATGAGTGTTTTCACTAGGACTTATGCGTATTGTTGTGTAAAATATACCAATGTGAACTACTTCTAAATAAGTTGGCACTGCCTTCAAGGTTAGTTGAACAATGTGTGAGAGAATGTGAGATAGCTCTAGTTATATATCCTTTGATGTATTATATTGTAGTAGCAGTACTTATTATAACTTATGTATACCGTAagcaatatatataaatatacttCTCCATCTGTTACTATACATATAATCTTGGACCATGAAATAAAACGGTCTTTTGTTCCTTATTAACTTTCAATTAATAAAACGTGGTCAAATATAAATACTTTGTATGCTTGACCATGCAAAGTGTGGCACttcatttaattaattaaacccTAAACATACTCCATGCATGTGCATGTGAATGCAACTTTGGTTTACCATGGAAAATACATATTTAAGATAGATTtgaagagataaaaaaaagataaagcTAAATTTAAGATACTAAGTCCATCCATGCATGTGTATCATAATAATGAACAAATATAAAATGAATATATATTCTGTTAAAGGTACAACtaaatatgttaaaatataGTTAGAAAGATCGTTGTTGGATATTGTGGAGTTTGTGAAATTATTGTATTGATTAATTTTATGCATCGAAATGATAGCAGAGCAACGCGTCAAGGTTTGGTCATTCATGGAAGCATGAGCTTTTTCGATGTGCAAGATTTTTCTAGCCATTCTAGCTAGTTAGCTAGCTACTTGCTAGGTCGGTTACTACCGGTAAGTAATTAACCTAACATTCTCGTCACTGTCTtccacaaataaataaatatgagTAATgtgttaaaaacttaaaataaaaaattaccaTATAGatacattttaaaatatttaattatatttaatttatagctaaaaaaagttaacatatttaattatattatatatacactaaaatcagttattaatataaatatatattaaaaataaaataaatttatatgtatatatatatatatatatacgaaTACATATAACAATTGATTTGgcaaataatttttattgtgcaaatattatttttaaatttttataatattaaatgttaattattattatacagtaaaaaatatatagaaactTTTTTCTTACGAAAATAAGGTAAAAATTCATGTACAGTCGACTTTaggtgaagttgatagttgagagccgttagatgaaaatttagtcaaattagtcaaatcatctaacggttCTTAGTTCTCAACTTCACGTAAAATCGACTCCACCTGAGTTTCCACTTAAAAATAAAAGGGAAGTATTTTCAATGCATAGTGGTAAGTGATCTCTACCTCCTTGGTTGCATGGATATACTCTACAGtctagtcacaaaaaaaaaagactctAGAGTCTACGTATATGTGTTTCCTTAAAAGCTGCAAACAATAATGAACGGGCCTAGTTAACTGTTTCTTGGATACTATTTGTGTTGTCCGGCTACAATTTCAACATAGTCGGTGCCAACAAATGATAACTACCGGTGGAGGGCACCTTATTTATGTATTGCTGACTTCATTTCGAATTCCAAGTCAAATTGATCATGTTTGTTTAATTAATTGATCAACCACATTTCTTTGCCCATTTTATGCATTGATTCAGCGCCTCTGTTTCCTTTTCAAAACCCAGCAATCACGGTATgttctttttcatatttttgaAACCAAAATTTTCGGTAGTTTTAGttattctattaaaattaaGACTATATTTAGATTAGTTAATATTTACAGAAATATTTATAAACCTTTCATGAAAGTGACTCTTATACTAGTAACGAAAAATTGAACTCGAGTTTAACAGTTTTTACCAACTAGTTCCACTTCCACTGCATTTATTTTGACCTAGCTAACAACTTTTGAAAATGTTTACAAATTGAACTCCAGAGAGGGGGAGAGGGGTAACgaaaatccaaattaaaagAGTTAGCCAAAATTAGTTTTATAtacttattttaataaaaaaatagaatttaattttgatgtccTAAAAGTAAGTTAAGTTTCTCATCGCTCGGTTTATTATTTTAGGCTCAACTCgacttgttttatttttatcaaatagaTTAAGTTTGAATTTTTTGTAAAGTCTATTAGTAAAAAAGACCAtactataaattttaaaaaatatctataaaatttgtTGAGCtcactaaaatatatttttgtaaaaataaattatttttaattagttttaacttttaattattcACTCATAATAAATccgaaataaaattaaaataataaatagtgaAAGACTAGACAAGATTATAGAAGATCCCGGCACCGAGACAAACTCATTTTACAATATGTGAAGGATATATGTAAGGCGTTTGAGAAGCAGGGATCTTTAAGCAAGATTGGAAAAAAGAATAACAATCCAAGTTGCTTGGGAATGTCCTCATGAGTGATGGATAAAAATCATTTAGGATACCACTTTTTGGACCTACCACCAGCTAGCATTAGAATTATACTGTTGGATGATCTCATAGACTACCCCGATTTGTGTCTCTGCCGTTATAGTTTTCGGGCTTAAGCCTCGTTCAattacccaaaaaaaaaaaaatacattgtAGTCTTTTTTTTCGCTCAAAGAAAAAATTTAgggtttttttttgtgactaaaaAAAGTTTATGTTTATGGATTATAAAAATGATTATAATATGTTACTAAAAattgatatataaataaaatataacttgtaaattataaattataatttagcTAGAATACAtctaatattaatttatattttttaaatttattgttttgaCTTTTGAGTTATAATTGACATAATAgacataatttttcaaataagtTCATGAGTTTATAGACTTTTAAATAGGTCGagtttgaaattgaaataaattttgaaagGTAATAGACCTAGCCTTAAGTCATAAATCAAACTCGTTTAAGGCAAAGTTCGACTGATCCATTTTTATCTTTAAAGTCTATGTAAAAGTTGTATACATATCTCTAAAAGATAGTTATTTTTGACATGCTGTCGTATAATtgtttatttatgtataaaattattttatattaatgtattaaaattaatttttaaatgataatataaaatatatttttatataaaatttacgaaaaaaataaatatctcttatatttaataacatttaaatttattttaaatattaaactaaattttaattttaattgtaattattatgtaattttttaCATTTTACCGTGTTAATAAATCtaaataaaattcttatttttattataatttttatggtttaaatatttttttaaaattatttatatttctaattttttaccatgtcagtataaaaaatttttaggaATCAAcaatttttagtatgttttgttattatttaattaatataaatattatattatttataacaaataaattttattaatttatatatataaattttaaaaaatgtgaacATAAACTATTGTTCCGGGGCTTACCTAGAACCGGACGGTGGTTGGACTTGTTTGAGGCTCAAGCGCTGGAGGAGTGTGGTCTCCGACTTGGTTTACGTCTGGGAGCCGCCTCCGAGTTGTGTGTTCCAAGagatggggggtggtacctgcaaagacactccgatgcctaagtcagcatggggttaagcaggtttagaatgtattggaacttagagatacctgaggagtgtcagggtatttatagtggtgatccaataaccaccgttggagtagtgccacctttttaggtggataaccgtcccttttatctagggattgttgggatatggcttctagaagtggttagagagattttaggggcagttacttatttgaataagtgttatctgccagctatctCTTGAGCCCGACTTCCTTGAAAAGAAGTCTGTGTTGAGTCCGACCTCTTCTAAAGAGGTCGGTGAATAACGAAGGCCAAtctttggattgggccttttgGTGTATTTGGACCTGAGCTTTAGTGTTGGGCCAgtgtatgaacagtgcccctactcgagttCAATCTCTTTTTCTTAAGAGTTGGATTCGAGTATTGAACTTGATCTGTAGCTGACGTGACTTTTAAAACTGACGtgattttaaatttcttaaccGCCAAGTCTAATCAAACGTCGCGTCTGTTGGGATTTTCGCATTTACACGTGGGAGCAGTTACATTGGTAACAGCGCGTTTCTTTAATGATCGCGTCAATTTACCCTTATGCCCCTGGCGTGCTATAAatacttttccctctttaaACGACTTATTTTTGGCCAAGTCTTTTTTCTAAGACTGATTAGTACAACTCGTTCTTTCTGAGTTATTTAAGGCTTGTAGGCTTTGTATGACTGGTTTTAGCACATCGTGCTTAACCAGAAAACATTTCTTATCCTAATTTTGTACAACTCGTTCAGTTCAAGCTGTTTTGAGGATGCATGACTTGTTTTAATACAAATCACCTTTCTGAAACTTATTCTGATTTCTTACGACTCGTTTTGATACAAATCGTTTATTTCAAAACtcgtaattattttttagtatgaCCTCATCTAGCTCGTTCGATGCGAGTAGTTTTAAGGTCTTACGATTTGTTTCATTTCAAATCGTTTAATTAAAACGTGGCtatttcttgatctaatttCATACAACTCATTTAAATTCGAGCTGTTTTTTAGGACTTCACAACTTGTTTCAAGTACAAATTGTTTATTTTGAGTCCTTTTAAACTATCAGATCATCTTTATAACCATCGGACTTCGTTGCTTTATCCATTATGCCCCTGCTCGAGGTCGAGCTTTATGAAGTCGGACTCGAGCAATCAAGCAGAAAGGATTTTCGAAtgaagcttttttttttgttgaactcATTCATTCTGAGTTTTCTAGATGACTTGTTTTTTATACAAGTCACTTTTTTGAAGCACAACTCGTTATATATCAAGTTGTTTTGCGCAATTTATTTTGATACAAATTACTTAGATCATATGGCTATTTTTTACTCGATTTTGTTCAACTCATGGGCTTGAGTTGTTTTAAATCATCAAGCCGTATTATAACCATTGGACACCAATTTatacctcgtcgctttatccgAGCAACCATTGAAAAGGCCAGCTCGTGATTTTTGCgctttgtcgagcataaattggCGCCTTAGGTGAAGGGATTATATGCTTATTCCCTCCCCTTTCTAGTTCTTACAAGGTTGTCGTCCTTGTGTATGATACAACTTGTTTTATCCAAGTTGTTTTGGAGGATAGTTTTTACGTTTCGATTTTGTTCAAAAACGTTTACAATCCTTCCTTTTTAACTCGTTTCTATACGAGTCGTTTGAAGTGATTCATTTTGATACAAATCACTTTTAAAGCTTTGCTTTTAGATAGACACGACTTGTGCTTGACACAATTTCGTTGAAAATATGGTTGACTGGCATAACTCGTTTAATCCAAGTTATCCTTATGTTGTTGTGAATGCTAGAACGAGTTTTCTTGGAACAACTTGTTTTTGTGAAAGTGTTCCATTTTATACGACTAGGTCGTTTATTTTTAGAACTTGTAGAGATGAGATTGTGGGCTTGAGATTTTGTACGATCCATTTGTTATCCGTGTGGATCGAGTTGTTAGATCGTATTTATGCCTTAAGGGGCATATTTAGTTAAGTTACTTTTGCGACTTGTTCTAAACACAACTTTTTCAACCCGTTTGGCCCGAGCTGTTTCGAGGTGTTTTCTTTCCAATTCGCATATGTAACTTCTTTCCACCAATTGGTTCTTCGTCGCTTCATCCAGGCGATTTCTATATGATCGGCCCGTGATTTTCGCGGTTTATCGAGTTTCAATTGGCGTGTGTTAATTGtagaaaatcaattttcatAAGGAATTGTTGTATCTCCTTATGTTGGAGGTGTGTTGCGACCTGGGTAGTTTGTCACCTTCGAAGTTAGACACTTCGTAGTAGCCCTTTTTCTAAGATTTCAGTAATCTTAGAAAAAACCTTTTTGATCTTTGTTTTGGAAAAACCTTTTTCTTGGCTGACTGTCCCTTTCTTTAAGTTAAGTTTTCCTTAACAACTCGGGACAGCCTTTTGCCTTAGTGCTTTCAATAGGTTTTCTGATCTCTTTTTGGTATTCCTTGTACtcaatttttgatttattgagcTCTTATgatttaggttatttttgcgacgCGTTTCTTTTTTTCTCGGTTTTTCCGACTTGTAAGTCAGATAATTTCCGAGTTTATTACGATCGActtttataacctctttacaccga from Arachis stenosperma cultivar V10309 chromosome 9, arast.V10309.gnm1.PFL2, whole genome shotgun sequence encodes the following:
- the LOC130951745 gene encoding cytochrome P450 78A7, which encodes MGISSTTLDTNWWVLTLPTIIGTHNNILNNLIFVASIALLSIGILAWALIFPMGGVAWRNGRNQMGPVPIPGPKGFPIFGILFSLNHGLPHRTLASIASTLSAAQLMAFSLGSTPAVITSNSNMAREILNSAHFADRPIKDSAKSLMFSRAIGFAPNGSYWRLLRKIASIHLFSPRRIAAHEAGRRHDCAAMLQAVAHEQSQNGVVFLRKHLQDAALNNIMGTVFGKRYNMEEQKQNSDQQVEELREMVREGFELLGAFNLCDYVPWMKFFYDPFHIKERCSALTPRVKRFVKRVLDEHRLGQDKKIISDGSDFVDVLLSLEGDEKLQDDDMIAVLWEMIFRGTDTTALVTEWVMAELVLNQEIQARLRSELYNSLGDKNNITDADVAKLTYLEAIVKETLRLHPIGPLLSWARLSTSDVQLSNGMVVPSNTTTMVNMWAITHDPNVWEDPLEFKPERFLKAQGGIDFDIRGVDLRLAPFGAGRRVCPGKNLGLATVTLWVAKLVHRFEWLQDMANPVDLTEVLKLSCEMKTPLKVVAIPRVG